One Clavelina lepadiformis chromosome 1, kaClaLepa1.1, whole genome shotgun sequence genomic region harbors:
- the LOC143469823 gene encoding adhesion G-protein coupled receptor G7-like isoform X2, whose protein sequence is MECQVIIPKQLSLIGFLFATKLVQIYADTPIAPEIASISNIRSSQFNVSWTHLDKGATTKYRVDYSPMDEGSGGGFRETTDATETSLVIHTNVEANTEYSITVVAIVSSTAESVSSPVWVATDDWTIKRTSPKKPTNVAVSHVRTSSLEVDRKHLDIKSMTTKHLIYYTDEMGSTEVLETAEESALEKSLKIKNLSANTVHTIGVAAVVIDEGREDDAGDVLSDESAASSSMTTEKSQALKPETELFGEGSSFGSGEDTSTSDFKTSSPGSTDSTASFHATSASTSAPCISSCAGCESCHHDEMGDCVCKCFIGYKPTNGKCSPLFCTTQTLDYPNNEDEIKVTFPDTQAGYQSSSIDKCPEDTSNAGKPYGTASCSIEGTWLQPKWLSSCNTAAESFINATFNSTEERQEAADTLEILTSDPGNLTSDDVSSTVEALNNVVDAETLDQNTSSAVVATVGNLLSVPEEELQLSGQAENLISTLDSVGEKIELSDGEEYEEVSSTVAIAVVQPTLQDAESDIGYQFTSFSIPDELGFRSDQLSTFINESSKTASSYIKVPPSARQQGSDNRVSFYAFPDDKLLRVTSTSETSSLTNNFIGSEVVLSATVVNATRAIADLIEPVMMRFSFTSIVTSDKNLEGKCVFWNETGSGFWSVEGLLKQNITAESAECQFNHLTNFATLFSTTSVNTLELDLITIIGSSVSIFSLVSLLGAYAFVKKMRSAKKFRSAFLLVNLAMALLVLNISLILSEQSFLQTSTTWCMVVAVIIHFSLLASLAWMMVEGVNIYVAVVHPLYTRTELTNLMVIIPSILWGWLMPAIFVAVVAGVDINNYTRNDAECWLRVDQELYLIIIPAAVMLGVNLILYIVILANVFCRRRPTLYSKQQSEIRKNFGLSVTLFVTIGGTWLIAFPMTGLETTNKDVSLAIAYVFSILTALQGFFLFVLFVVRQYFTVDLFKEFARKAYSGLTSTLSLASGVAINFRIPRPDMSARTSTNEVKTTST, encoded by the exons ATGGAATGTCAAGTGATTATTCCCAAGCAATTATCTCTGATTGGCTTCTTATTTGCTACAAAGTTGGTACAAATTTACGCTGACA CTCCAATAGCCCCAGAAATTGCCTCAATATCAAACATTCGTTCAAGCCAGTTCAATGTTAGTTGGACACATTTGGATAAAGGAGCAACTACAAAGTATCGAGTTGATTATTCTCCAATGGATGAAGGTAGTGGAGGTGGATTCAGAGAAACTACAGATGCTACAGAAACATCTTTGGTTATCCACACCAATGTGGAGGCAAATACTGAATACAGCATCACAGTTGTAGCGATTGTGTCATCTACAGCGGAAAGTGTTTCTAGTCCTGTTTGGGTAGCCACAGATGATTGGACCATAAAAAGAACTA GTCCTAAGAAACCGACCAacgttgcagtatcgcacgtgAGGACAAGCTCGTTGGAAGTTGATCGGAAACACTTGGACATTAAATCTATGACAACAAAACATCTCATCTATTACACTGATGAGATGGGCTCAACCGAGGTTTTAGAAACGGCGGAAGAAAGTGCTCTAGAAAAAAGTCTAAAGATCAAAAATTTGTCAGCAAACACTGTGCACACTATCGGAGTGGCAGCTGTGGTAATCGATGAAGGTCGTGAGGATGACGCCGGGGATGTGCTTAGCGACGAAAGTGCTGCTTCATCCTCAATGACAACAG AAAAATCGCAAGCGCTAAAACCAGAAACAGAATTATTTGGAGAAGGAAGTTCATTTGGATCTGGAGAGG atacTTCAACAAGTGATTTCAAAACATCATCCCCTGGATCTACAG ATTCAACCGCTTCTTTTCATGCCACAAGCGCCTCCACCTCTG CTCCATGCATTTCCAGTTGTGCAGGTTGCGAAAGCTGTCATCATGACGAGATGGGTGACTGCGTGTGTAAGTGTTTCATTGGATATAAACCAACAAATGGCAAGTGCAGTCCTT tGTTCTGTACAACACAAACTTTGGATTATCCAAACAACGaagatgaaataaaagttacaTTTCCCGATACTCAAGCTGGATATCAATCTTCTTCCATTGATAAATGTCCCGAGGATACTTCAAACg CTGGAAAACCCTATGGAACAGCATCATGCAGTATAGAAGGCACTTGGCTTCAACCAAAATGGCTTTCATCATGTAACACCGCAGCTGAG AGTTTCATAAATGCAACATTCAATTCTACGGAAGAACGTCAAGAGGCAGCTGATACCCTTGAAATTCTGACATCAGATCCAGGCAATTTGACGTCAGATGATGTTTCATCAACTGTGGAAGCTTTAAACAACGTTGTTGATGCAGAAACACTGGATCAAAAT ACTTCATCTGCAGTTGTGGCTACAGTAGGTAATTTACTCAGTGTCCCTGAGGAAGAACTTCAACTGAGTGGTCAAGCGGAAAA CTTAATCTCAACTCTGGACTCGGTCGgagaaaaaattgaattgagtGATGGTGAAGAATATGAAGAAGTCAGCAGCACAGTTGCCATTGCAGTGGTGCAGCCAACCCTTCAAG ATGCAGAATCTGACATTGGGTATCAATTTACATCCTTTTCGATACCAGATGAACTGGGTTTCAGATCAGATCAGCTGAGTACTTTTATCAATGAATCTAGTAAAACTGCATCATCTTACATTAAAGTACCACCAAGTGCCCGTCAACAAGGCTCAG ATAATCGAGTCAGCTTCTATGCATTTCCCGATGACAAGCTTCTTCGAGTCACCTCCACAAGTGAAACATCTTCGTTAACcaataattttattggttcaGAAGTTGTCTTATCAGCTACAGTAGTTAACGCTACAAGGGCAATTGCAGATCTCATTGAACCCGTAATGATGCGATTTTCGTTTACTTCA ATTGTGACGTCAGATAAGAACCTTGAAGGCAAGTGCGTGTTTTGGAATGAGACAGGTAGTGGGTTTTGGTCGGTTGAGGGTTTGCTTAAACAAAATATCACCGCTGAGTCTGCTGAATGTCAATTCAACCATCTCACAAATTTTGCCACATTGTTT tCCACAACCTCGGTAAATACATTGGAACTTGATCTCATAACAATTATTGGATCTTCTGTTTCAATCTTTAGTTTGGTTTCCTTGTTGGGAGCATATGCGTTTGTAAA GAAAATGCGGTCTGCTAAAAAATTTCGCTCAGCCTTTTTGTTGGTCAATCTTGCCATGGCTTTGTTGGTTCTAAATATCTCTTTGATTTTAAGCGAACAGTCGTTTTTGCAGACATCAACAACATGGTGCATGGTGGTAGCGGTgataattcatttttctttgcttgCTTCATTAGCTTGGATGATGGTGGAAGGAGTGAACATTTACGTTGCAGTCGTTCAC ccACTGTATACCCGTACCGAGCTAACCAATTTAATGGTGATTATTCCTTCCATTTTATGGGGATGGCTGATGCCTGCAATCTTTGTTGCTGTAGTCGCTGGTGTTGACATAAACAACTACACAAGAAATGATGCCGA GTGCTGGTTGCGTGTTGATCAAGAACTTTATCTGATAATTATTCCTGCTGCTGTGATGTTAGGCGTCAATCTCATCCTTTACATTGTAATTTTGGCAAATGTTTTCTGCAGGCGCAGGCCCACTTTATATTCG aaacAACAGTCGGAAATTCGTAAAAACTTTGGTTTGTCGGTGACTCTCTTTGTGACTATTGGAGGAACTTGGTTAATCGCATTCCCAATGACAGGATTGGAAACCACAAACAAAGACGTGTCCCTTGCCATTGCCTATGTTTTCAGTATCTTAACCGCTTTGCAAG
- the LOC143469823 gene encoding adhesion G-protein coupled receptor G7-like isoform X3, protein MECQVIIPKQLSLIGFLFATKLVQIYADTPIAPEIASISNIRSSQFNVSWTHLDKGATTKYRVDYSPMDEGSGGGFRETTDATETSLVIHTNVEANTEYSITVVAIVSSTAESVSSPVWVATDDWTIKRTSILVGPKKPTNVAVSHVRTSSLEVDRKHLDIKSMTTKHLIYYTDEMGSTEVLETAEESALEKSLKIKNLSANTVHTIGVAAVVIDEGREDDAGDVLSDESAASSSMTTEKSQALKPETELFGEGSSFGSGEDTSTSDFKTSSPGSTAPCISSCAGCESCHHDEMGDCVCKCFIGYKPTNGKCSPLFCTTQTLDYPNNEDEIKVTFPDTQAGYQSSSIDKCPEDTSNAGKPYGTASCSIEGTWLQPKWLSSCNTAAESFINATFNSTEERQEAADTLEILTSDPGNLTSDDVSSTVEALNNVVDAETLDQNTSSAVVATVGNLLSVPEEELQLSGQAENLISTLDSVGEKIELSDGEEYEEVSSTVAIAVVQPTLQDAESDIGYQFTSFSIPDELGFRSDQLSTFINESSKTASSYIKVPPSARQQGSDNRVSFYAFPDDKLLRVTSTSETSSLTNNFIGSEVVLSATVVNATRAIADLIEPVMMRFSFTSIVTSDKNLEGKCVFWNETGSGFWSVEGLLKQNITAESAECQFNHLTNFATLFSTTSVNTLELDLITIIGSSVSIFSLVSLLGAYAFVKKMRSAKKFRSAFLLVNLAMALLVLNISLILSEQSFLQTSTTWCMVVAVIIHFSLLASLAWMMVEGVNIYVAVVHPLYTRTELTNLMVIIPSILWGWLMPAIFVAVVAGVDINNYTRNDAECWLRVDQELYLIIIPAAVMLGVNLILYIVILANVFCRRRPTLYSKQQSEIRKNFGLSVTLFVTIGGTWLIAFPMTGLETTNKDVSLAIAYVFSILTALQGFFLFVLFVVRQYFTVDLFKEFARKAYSGLTSTLSLASGVAINFRIPRPDMSARTSTNEVKTTST, encoded by the exons ATGGAATGTCAAGTGATTATTCCCAAGCAATTATCTCTGATTGGCTTCTTATTTGCTACAAAGTTGGTACAAATTTACGCTGACA CTCCAATAGCCCCAGAAATTGCCTCAATATCAAACATTCGTTCAAGCCAGTTCAATGTTAGTTGGACACATTTGGATAAAGGAGCAACTACAAAGTATCGAGTTGATTATTCTCCAATGGATGAAGGTAGTGGAGGTGGATTCAGAGAAACTACAGATGCTACAGAAACATCTTTGGTTATCCACACCAATGTGGAGGCAAATACTGAATACAGCATCACAGTTGTAGCGATTGTGTCATCTACAGCGGAAAGTGTTTCTAGTCCTGTTTGGGTAGCCACAGATGATTGGACCATAAAAAGAACTAGTATACTAGTTG GTCCTAAGAAACCGACCAacgttgcagtatcgcacgtgAGGACAAGCTCGTTGGAAGTTGATCGGAAACACTTGGACATTAAATCTATGACAACAAAACATCTCATCTATTACACTGATGAGATGGGCTCAACCGAGGTTTTAGAAACGGCGGAAGAAAGTGCTCTAGAAAAAAGTCTAAAGATCAAAAATTTGTCAGCAAACACTGTGCACACTATCGGAGTGGCAGCTGTGGTAATCGATGAAGGTCGTGAGGATGACGCCGGGGATGTGCTTAGCGACGAAAGTGCTGCTTCATCCTCAATGACAACAG AAAAATCGCAAGCGCTAAAACCAGAAACAGAATTATTTGGAGAAGGAAGTTCATTTGGATCTGGAGAGG atacTTCAACAAGTGATTTCAAAACATCATCCCCTGGATCTACAG CTCCATGCATTTCCAGTTGTGCAGGTTGCGAAAGCTGTCATCATGACGAGATGGGTGACTGCGTGTGTAAGTGTTTCATTGGATATAAACCAACAAATGGCAAGTGCAGTCCTT tGTTCTGTACAACACAAACTTTGGATTATCCAAACAACGaagatgaaataaaagttacaTTTCCCGATACTCAAGCTGGATATCAATCTTCTTCCATTGATAAATGTCCCGAGGATACTTCAAACg CTGGAAAACCCTATGGAACAGCATCATGCAGTATAGAAGGCACTTGGCTTCAACCAAAATGGCTTTCATCATGTAACACCGCAGCTGAG AGTTTCATAAATGCAACATTCAATTCTACGGAAGAACGTCAAGAGGCAGCTGATACCCTTGAAATTCTGACATCAGATCCAGGCAATTTGACGTCAGATGATGTTTCATCAACTGTGGAAGCTTTAAACAACGTTGTTGATGCAGAAACACTGGATCAAAAT ACTTCATCTGCAGTTGTGGCTACAGTAGGTAATTTACTCAGTGTCCCTGAGGAAGAACTTCAACTGAGTGGTCAAGCGGAAAA CTTAATCTCAACTCTGGACTCGGTCGgagaaaaaattgaattgagtGATGGTGAAGAATATGAAGAAGTCAGCAGCACAGTTGCCATTGCAGTGGTGCAGCCAACCCTTCAAG ATGCAGAATCTGACATTGGGTATCAATTTACATCCTTTTCGATACCAGATGAACTGGGTTTCAGATCAGATCAGCTGAGTACTTTTATCAATGAATCTAGTAAAACTGCATCATCTTACATTAAAGTACCACCAAGTGCCCGTCAACAAGGCTCAG ATAATCGAGTCAGCTTCTATGCATTTCCCGATGACAAGCTTCTTCGAGTCACCTCCACAAGTGAAACATCTTCGTTAACcaataattttattggttcaGAAGTTGTCTTATCAGCTACAGTAGTTAACGCTACAAGGGCAATTGCAGATCTCATTGAACCCGTAATGATGCGATTTTCGTTTACTTCA ATTGTGACGTCAGATAAGAACCTTGAAGGCAAGTGCGTGTTTTGGAATGAGACAGGTAGTGGGTTTTGGTCGGTTGAGGGTTTGCTTAAACAAAATATCACCGCTGAGTCTGCTGAATGTCAATTCAACCATCTCACAAATTTTGCCACATTGTTT tCCACAACCTCGGTAAATACATTGGAACTTGATCTCATAACAATTATTGGATCTTCTGTTTCAATCTTTAGTTTGGTTTCCTTGTTGGGAGCATATGCGTTTGTAAA GAAAATGCGGTCTGCTAAAAAATTTCGCTCAGCCTTTTTGTTGGTCAATCTTGCCATGGCTTTGTTGGTTCTAAATATCTCTTTGATTTTAAGCGAACAGTCGTTTTTGCAGACATCAACAACATGGTGCATGGTGGTAGCGGTgataattcatttttctttgcttgCTTCATTAGCTTGGATGATGGTGGAAGGAGTGAACATTTACGTTGCAGTCGTTCAC ccACTGTATACCCGTACCGAGCTAACCAATTTAATGGTGATTATTCCTTCCATTTTATGGGGATGGCTGATGCCTGCAATCTTTGTTGCTGTAGTCGCTGGTGTTGACATAAACAACTACACAAGAAATGATGCCGA GTGCTGGTTGCGTGTTGATCAAGAACTTTATCTGATAATTATTCCTGCTGCTGTGATGTTAGGCGTCAATCTCATCCTTTACATTGTAATTTTGGCAAATGTTTTCTGCAGGCGCAGGCCCACTTTATATTCG aaacAACAGTCGGAAATTCGTAAAAACTTTGGTTTGTCGGTGACTCTCTTTGTGACTATTGGAGGAACTTGGTTAATCGCATTCCCAATGACAGGATTGGAAACCACAAACAAAGACGTGTCCCTTGCCATTGCCTATGTTTTCAGTATCTTAACCGCTTTGCAAG
- the LOC143469823 gene encoding adhesion G-protein coupled receptor G7-like isoform X1, which yields MECQVIIPKQLSLIGFLFATKLVQIYADTPIAPEIASISNIRSSQFNVSWTHLDKGATTKYRVDYSPMDEGSGGGFRETTDATETSLVIHTNVEANTEYSITVVAIVSSTAESVSSPVWVATDDWTIKRTSILVGPKKPTNVAVSHVRTSSLEVDRKHLDIKSMTTKHLIYYTDEMGSTEVLETAEESALEKSLKIKNLSANTVHTIGVAAVVIDEGREDDAGDVLSDESAASSSMTTEKSQALKPETELFGEGSSFGSGEDTSTSDFKTSSPGSTDSTASFHATSASTSAPCISSCAGCESCHHDEMGDCVCKCFIGYKPTNGKCSPLFCTTQTLDYPNNEDEIKVTFPDTQAGYQSSSIDKCPEDTSNAGKPYGTASCSIEGTWLQPKWLSSCNTAAESFINATFNSTEERQEAADTLEILTSDPGNLTSDDVSSTVEALNNVVDAETLDQNTSSAVVATVGNLLSVPEEELQLSGQAENLISTLDSVGEKIELSDGEEYEEVSSTVAIAVVQPTLQDAESDIGYQFTSFSIPDELGFRSDQLSTFINESSKTASSYIKVPPSARQQGSDNRVSFYAFPDDKLLRVTSTSETSSLTNNFIGSEVVLSATVVNATRAIADLIEPVMMRFSFTSIVTSDKNLEGKCVFWNETGSGFWSVEGLLKQNITAESAECQFNHLTNFATLFSTTSVNTLELDLITIIGSSVSIFSLVSLLGAYAFVKKMRSAKKFRSAFLLVNLAMALLVLNISLILSEQSFLQTSTTWCMVVAVIIHFSLLASLAWMMVEGVNIYVAVVHPLYTRTELTNLMVIIPSILWGWLMPAIFVAVVAGVDINNYTRNDAECWLRVDQELYLIIIPAAVMLGVNLILYIVILANVFCRRRPTLYSKQQSEIRKNFGLSVTLFVTIGGTWLIAFPMTGLETTNKDVSLAIAYVFSILTALQGFFLFVLFVVRQYFTVDLFKEFARKAYSGLTSTLSLASGVAINFRIPRPDMSARTSTNEVKTTST from the exons ATGGAATGTCAAGTGATTATTCCCAAGCAATTATCTCTGATTGGCTTCTTATTTGCTACAAAGTTGGTACAAATTTACGCTGACA CTCCAATAGCCCCAGAAATTGCCTCAATATCAAACATTCGTTCAAGCCAGTTCAATGTTAGTTGGACACATTTGGATAAAGGAGCAACTACAAAGTATCGAGTTGATTATTCTCCAATGGATGAAGGTAGTGGAGGTGGATTCAGAGAAACTACAGATGCTACAGAAACATCTTTGGTTATCCACACCAATGTGGAGGCAAATACTGAATACAGCATCACAGTTGTAGCGATTGTGTCATCTACAGCGGAAAGTGTTTCTAGTCCTGTTTGGGTAGCCACAGATGATTGGACCATAAAAAGAACTAGTATACTAGTTG GTCCTAAGAAACCGACCAacgttgcagtatcgcacgtgAGGACAAGCTCGTTGGAAGTTGATCGGAAACACTTGGACATTAAATCTATGACAACAAAACATCTCATCTATTACACTGATGAGATGGGCTCAACCGAGGTTTTAGAAACGGCGGAAGAAAGTGCTCTAGAAAAAAGTCTAAAGATCAAAAATTTGTCAGCAAACACTGTGCACACTATCGGAGTGGCAGCTGTGGTAATCGATGAAGGTCGTGAGGATGACGCCGGGGATGTGCTTAGCGACGAAAGTGCTGCTTCATCCTCAATGACAACAG AAAAATCGCAAGCGCTAAAACCAGAAACAGAATTATTTGGAGAAGGAAGTTCATTTGGATCTGGAGAGG atacTTCAACAAGTGATTTCAAAACATCATCCCCTGGATCTACAG ATTCAACCGCTTCTTTTCATGCCACAAGCGCCTCCACCTCTG CTCCATGCATTTCCAGTTGTGCAGGTTGCGAAAGCTGTCATCATGACGAGATGGGTGACTGCGTGTGTAAGTGTTTCATTGGATATAAACCAACAAATGGCAAGTGCAGTCCTT tGTTCTGTACAACACAAACTTTGGATTATCCAAACAACGaagatgaaataaaagttacaTTTCCCGATACTCAAGCTGGATATCAATCTTCTTCCATTGATAAATGTCCCGAGGATACTTCAAACg CTGGAAAACCCTATGGAACAGCATCATGCAGTATAGAAGGCACTTGGCTTCAACCAAAATGGCTTTCATCATGTAACACCGCAGCTGAG AGTTTCATAAATGCAACATTCAATTCTACGGAAGAACGTCAAGAGGCAGCTGATACCCTTGAAATTCTGACATCAGATCCAGGCAATTTGACGTCAGATGATGTTTCATCAACTGTGGAAGCTTTAAACAACGTTGTTGATGCAGAAACACTGGATCAAAAT ACTTCATCTGCAGTTGTGGCTACAGTAGGTAATTTACTCAGTGTCCCTGAGGAAGAACTTCAACTGAGTGGTCAAGCGGAAAA CTTAATCTCAACTCTGGACTCGGTCGgagaaaaaattgaattgagtGATGGTGAAGAATATGAAGAAGTCAGCAGCACAGTTGCCATTGCAGTGGTGCAGCCAACCCTTCAAG ATGCAGAATCTGACATTGGGTATCAATTTACATCCTTTTCGATACCAGATGAACTGGGTTTCAGATCAGATCAGCTGAGTACTTTTATCAATGAATCTAGTAAAACTGCATCATCTTACATTAAAGTACCACCAAGTGCCCGTCAACAAGGCTCAG ATAATCGAGTCAGCTTCTATGCATTTCCCGATGACAAGCTTCTTCGAGTCACCTCCACAAGTGAAACATCTTCGTTAACcaataattttattggttcaGAAGTTGTCTTATCAGCTACAGTAGTTAACGCTACAAGGGCAATTGCAGATCTCATTGAACCCGTAATGATGCGATTTTCGTTTACTTCA ATTGTGACGTCAGATAAGAACCTTGAAGGCAAGTGCGTGTTTTGGAATGAGACAGGTAGTGGGTTTTGGTCGGTTGAGGGTTTGCTTAAACAAAATATCACCGCTGAGTCTGCTGAATGTCAATTCAACCATCTCACAAATTTTGCCACATTGTTT tCCACAACCTCGGTAAATACATTGGAACTTGATCTCATAACAATTATTGGATCTTCTGTTTCAATCTTTAGTTTGGTTTCCTTGTTGGGAGCATATGCGTTTGTAAA GAAAATGCGGTCTGCTAAAAAATTTCGCTCAGCCTTTTTGTTGGTCAATCTTGCCATGGCTTTGTTGGTTCTAAATATCTCTTTGATTTTAAGCGAACAGTCGTTTTTGCAGACATCAACAACATGGTGCATGGTGGTAGCGGTgataattcatttttctttgcttgCTTCATTAGCTTGGATGATGGTGGAAGGAGTGAACATTTACGTTGCAGTCGTTCAC ccACTGTATACCCGTACCGAGCTAACCAATTTAATGGTGATTATTCCTTCCATTTTATGGGGATGGCTGATGCCTGCAATCTTTGTTGCTGTAGTCGCTGGTGTTGACATAAACAACTACACAAGAAATGATGCCGA GTGCTGGTTGCGTGTTGATCAAGAACTTTATCTGATAATTATTCCTGCTGCTGTGATGTTAGGCGTCAATCTCATCCTTTACATTGTAATTTTGGCAAATGTTTTCTGCAGGCGCAGGCCCACTTTATATTCG aaacAACAGTCGGAAATTCGTAAAAACTTTGGTTTGTCGGTGACTCTCTTTGTGACTATTGGAGGAACTTGGTTAATCGCATTCCCAATGACAGGATTGGAAACCACAAACAAAGACGTGTCCCTTGCCATTGCCTATGTTTTCAGTATCTTAACCGCTTTGCAAG